The Acidobacteriota bacterium genome has a window encoding:
- a CDS encoding methyltransferase domain-containing protein, with protein sequence MEFTGERYVPNPDQPNLNSALIFAQIKLEHWHRYALSLPFVTGKQVLDIASGEGYGSALLARQAKTVVGVDIAPESIAHAEQAYQALSNLSFLAGSCESLPLPAAAVDVVTSFETIEHHDKHEEMMREVKRVLKPDGMLILSSPNKAIFTDKLNYTSPYHIKELYFSELCALLRKHFTHVKIFGQKVTVGSLVYPLGNEPAANLPVFSPAEPGVSAQVPSLPEPLYYIALCSEQPLPIALTAVSLYLDQQTDLLQLTAQEYHQRATREAEVPIKQLTQYTGTLEQLAEQLQTQLRAQEEQLQQITKSRAWQFMQLLWRLRRAVWPSR encoded by the coding sequence GTGGAATTCACAGGTGAACGTTACGTTCCCAATCCGGATCAACCGAACCTTAACTCGGCGCTGATTTTTGCGCAGATAAAACTCGAGCATTGGCACCGCTACGCGCTGTCTTTGCCATTTGTCACGGGCAAACAAGTGCTCGACATCGCGTCAGGCGAGGGCTACGGCTCGGCCTTGCTGGCCCGTCAGGCCAAGACCGTCGTGGGCGTAGACATCGCGCCGGAAAGCATTGCGCACGCCGAGCAAGCCTATCAGGCGTTAAGCAATCTGAGCTTTCTTGCTGGCTCGTGCGAAAGCCTCCCGCTGCCAGCAGCGGCGGTGGATGTCGTGACTTCGTTTGAGACGATTGAGCATCATGACAAACACGAGGAAATGATGCGCGAGGTCAAGCGCGTCCTCAAACCAGATGGAATGCTGATCCTCTCGTCCCCCAACAAAGCAATTTTCACGGACAAGCTGAACTATACCAGCCCTTACCATATCAAAGAGCTGTATTTCTCTGAGCTATGCGCCTTGTTGCGGAAGCATTTTACGCACGTGAAGATTTTCGGTCAGAAAGTCACGGTCGGCTCACTTGTCTATCCGCTGGGAAATGAACCCGCAGCCAACCTGCCCGTGTTTAGCCCTGCGGAACCTGGCGTCAGCGCACAAGTACCGAGCCTGCCCGAGCCGCTTTACTACATCGCTCTTTGTTCGGAGCAGCCCTTACCCATCGCGTTGACTGCGGTTTCACTGTATCTGGATCAGCAAACCGATCTATTGCAACTGACCGCGCAAGAGTACCATCAACGCGCGACCCGCGAAGCTGAAGTGCCTATCAAGCAATTGACTCAATACACCGGCACCCTGGAGCAATTGGCCGAACAGTTGCAAACGCAACTCCGTGCGCAAGAAGAACAGTTGCAACAAATCACGAAGAGCCGCGCGTGGCAGTTCATGCAATTGCTTTGGCGGTTACGCCGTGCCGTTTGGCCGAGCCGCTAA
- a CDS encoding ABC transporter permease: protein MSVQHNPATSSAPALARNHAEMPVYDSARRSLPLIDEFKELVRYRDLLTQLIARNIKTRYKRSVLGILWTMLNPLLMMLVLTFVFSEVFRFSTKNYAVYALAGLSLWNFFAQTTTGAMSELIWGGGLLNRIYIPRAIFAASALGTGLVNLLLSLLPLFVIMVITGVPVRPTILILPIPIILTAMFSLGVALILSRLAAYFADVVEMYQILLLAWMYLTPVIYPKEIIPGRLRWLFNLNPMFHLIEIFRAPLFIGWLAGPKTVAAATLAAFVTLAFGWWYFSRKADELAYRI from the coding sequence ATGTCTGTGCAGCACAATCCGGCCACTTCAAGCGCGCCCGCGTTAGCGCGAAACCATGCGGAGATGCCGGTTTATGATTCGGCGCGGAGAAGCCTGCCACTCATTGACGAGTTCAAGGAACTCGTGCGCTACCGGGATTTATTGACCCAGTTGATCGCGCGCAATATCAAGACACGCTACAAACGCTCGGTCTTGGGGATTCTCTGGACGATGCTCAATCCATTATTGATGATGCTCGTCCTGACCTTCGTCTTTTCAGAGGTGTTTCGCTTTTCGACGAAAAACTATGCGGTATATGCGCTGGCTGGCTTATCGTTGTGGAATTTTTTTGCCCAAACAACTACTGGCGCAATGAGTGAACTGATCTGGGGTGGCGGCTTGCTCAATCGCATCTATATTCCCCGCGCCATTTTCGCGGCCAGCGCGTTGGGCACGGGACTGGTGAACCTTCTGTTATCGTTGCTGCCACTGTTCGTGATTATGGTGATTACCGGCGTGCCCGTGCGCCCTACGATTTTGATTCTGCCTATCCCAATTATACTGACGGCGATGTTTTCCCTCGGCGTGGCGTTAATTCTCTCGCGGCTGGCGGCGTACTTTGCGGATGTGGTTGAGATGTATCAAATCCTGTTACTGGCTTGGATGTATTTGACCCCCGTCATTTACCCGAAAGAGATCATCCCAGGCCGCTTGCGCTGGCTTTTCAATTTGAATCCGATGTTTCACCTAATCGAAATCTTTCGCGCCCCGCTCTTTATTGGCTGGCTGGCGGGGCCAAAGACAGTGGCGGCAGCCACGCTGGCGGCGTTTGTTACGCTCGCTTTTGGCTGGTGGTATTTTTCCAGAAAGGCGGATGAGCTTGCTTACCGAATCTGA
- a CDS encoding glycosyltransferase: MPHLPPREVKAILKQPVIEITPPGPDIICFSIIDWSFRFQRPQQLMAQFAARGQRVFYLSVSHFRSLHARPKYSVQPISHGGAGQRLENLYEVTLATRYPLDLFNNVISAKEAGDLLASLDELRQAYNINEAIGYVMIPSWTRVACAAQEQWGWRVIYDCMDEWENFPRVKADALALEKDLVQSCDLLVVTAQRLYEKWQPYQRPMTLARNAADYDFYGLRCQPNELLPDITHPVIGYFGALADWFDVELLAAVARLRPHYTFVLLGGVFDVNVAPLQALPNIKLLGQQPYETMPQYLYHFDACIIPFKLNPITEATDPVKLYEYLSGGKPVVSVRLPELEPYADYVYLADGAAEFAAQLDAALTEDSPQKAEQRRALARQHTWRQRTEMISAALSSIVPRASIVVVTYNNLALTKLCLESVLHNTAYANFEVIVVDNHSTDGTPAYLRELAARQSKLKIILNAVNAGFAKANNQGIAQAAGEYLVLLNNDTVVPPGWLTRLLRHLADAEVGLVGPLTNFVGNEAKLEVPYATWFEMEEFARQHTWAHKTLHADIQVLAMFCVAFRRAVFEQIGPLDERFGVGMFEDDDYSVRVRQAGLRVACAGDVFVHHFGQAAFGKLIESGAYNAIFDENRRYYESKWNVVWQPHRHAELNFEPHHYPALKPKPI; encoded by the coding sequence TTGCCGCATCTGCCGCCCAGGGAGGTTAAAGCCATTCTCAAACAGCCAGTAATTGAAATCACTCCCCCCGGCCCGGACATTATCTGTTTTTCGATCATTGATTGGTCGTTCCGCTTTCAGCGACCGCAGCAGTTGATGGCGCAGTTTGCCGCGCGCGGACAGCGGGTCTTTTATCTCAGCGTATCGCACTTTCGCAGTCTGCATGCCCGCCCTAAATACTCGGTGCAGCCGATTTCGCATGGCGGCGCAGGGCAGCGCTTGGAGAACCTTTACGAGGTCACGCTGGCGACGCGCTATCCACTGGATCTATTCAATAATGTGATCTCGGCCAAGGAAGCGGGCGACTTGCTGGCCAGTCTTGATGAATTACGGCAGGCGTACAACATCAATGAAGCGATTGGCTACGTGATGATTCCCTCGTGGACACGCGTGGCTTGCGCCGCGCAAGAGCAGTGGGGTTGGCGTGTTATTTATGACTGCATGGATGAGTGGGAAAACTTTCCCCGCGTTAAGGCTGACGCGCTCGCCCTTGAAAAAGACTTGGTTCAATCCTGCGACCTGTTGGTCGTGACGGCGCAGCGGCTTTACGAAAAATGGCAGCCCTACCAGCGCCCGATGACATTGGCACGCAATGCGGCTGATTACGATTTTTACGGCTTACGCTGTCAACCCAATGAATTATTGCCAGACATCACGCATCCGGTGATTGGTTACTTTGGAGCGCTGGCAGACTGGTTTGACGTTGAATTGCTCGCCGCCGTCGCCCGTTTGCGCCCCCATTACACGTTTGTATTATTGGGGGGCGTTTTTGATGTGAACGTTGCACCCCTGCAGGCTCTGCCGAATATAAAGCTGCTCGGGCAACAGCCCTACGAAACGATGCCGCAGTACCTTTATCATTTCGATGCGTGCATCATCCCGTTCAAATTGAACCCGATTACCGAAGCCACCGATCCGGTGAAGCTTTATGAATACTTAAGCGGCGGCAAGCCGGTAGTTTCGGTCAGATTACCGGAATTGGAACCTTACGCTGATTATGTCTATCTGGCGGACGGCGCGGCAGAATTCGCCGCGCAACTGGATGCCGCGCTGACTGAAGATTCGCCGCAAAAAGCGGAGCAACGCCGCGCGCTGGCTCGGCAGCATACTTGGCGACAACGCACCGAAATGATCTCTGCCGCGTTATCTTCGATTGTGCCGCGCGCCAGCATCGTCGTTGTTACTTATAACAATCTGGCCTTGACCAAACTTTGTCTTGAAAGCGTGTTGCATAACACGGCATACGCCAACTTTGAAGTCATTGTGGTGGATAACCATTCCACCGATGGCACGCCTGCTTACTTACGTGAACTGGCGGCTCGCCAAAGCAAGCTGAAAATAATCCTCAACGCGGTGAATGCCGGTTTTGCAAAAGCCAATAACCAGGGGATCGCACAGGCCGCTGGCGAATATCTTGTGTTACTTAACAATGACACGGTGGTTCCGCCGGGCTGGCTGACCCGGTTACTTCGGCACCTGGCTGATGCGGAAGTCGGGCTGGTTGGGCCGCTGACCAATTTTGTCGGCAACGAAGCGAAGCTGGAGGTGCCCTATGCCACCTGGTTTGAGATGGAAGAATTCGCGCGCCAGCACACCTGGGCTCACAAAACATTGCATGCGGATATTCAGGTGTTAGCCATGTTTTGTGTGGCGTTTCGGCGCGCGGTGTTTGAACAGATTGGCCCGCTGGATGAACGCTTTGGCGTCGGCATGTTTGAGGATGACGATTATTCGGTGCGGGTGCGCCAGGCGGGCTTGCGCGTAGCTTGTGCGGGCGATGTCTTTGTGCACCATTTTGGTCAAGCGGCGTTTGGCAAACTGATCGAAAGCGGCGCTTACAACGCCATCTTTGATGAAAACCGGCGCTATTACGAAAGCAAGTGGAATGTTGTCTGGCAACCGCACCGCCACGCCGAATTGAACTTTGAACCCCATCATTATCCGGCCCTGAAACCAAAGCCTATTTGA
- a CDS encoding class I SAM-dependent methyltransferase, protein MAVLEESLNLSVKEALALMQQRILHHTYYFGVQTFKNPLDFWVYQELLCELRPDVIIEIGNYYGGSTLALAHVCDQLNHGQVIGLDIIHSRIPDIVRQHARITLLEGDACVLLEQVERLFPPHANVLVIEDSSHTYDNTLQVLRAYQRLIKPGGYFIVEDSICHHGLDEGPNPGPYEAIETFIRETTDFVIERERENFLLTWNPKGFLKRVR, encoded by the coding sequence ATGGCCGTTTTAGAAGAATCACTAAATCTTTCAGTGAAAGAAGCACTCGCGTTGATGCAACAGCGCATTCTCCATCACACCTATTATTTCGGCGTTCAAACCTTCAAGAACCCGCTCGATTTCTGGGTCTATCAAGAGTTGCTCTGTGAATTGCGCCCCGATGTCATTATCGAAATTGGCAATTATTATGGCGGCAGCACACTGGCACTGGCGCACGTGTGCGATCAGCTAAATCATGGACAGGTCATCGGCCTGGACATTATTCACAGCCGCATCCCTGACATCGTCCGCCAACACGCACGTATCACCCTCTTGGAAGGCGACGCTTGTGTGCTGCTGGAACAGGTCGAGCGCCTCTTCCCCCCGCACGCAAACGTTTTAGTGATTGAAGACAGTTCACACACCTATGACAACACGTTGCAGGTGTTGCGCGCCTACCAGCGCCTAATCAAACCCGGCGGCTATTTCATCGTTGAAGACAGCATCTGCCACCACGGTTTGGACGAAGGCCCAAACCCCGGCCCCTACGAAGCCATCGAAACATTCATACGGGAAACAACCGATTTCGTGATCGAGCGGGAGCGGGAGAACTTTCTGCTCACTTGGAATCCGAAAGGCTTTCTCAAACGGGTACGCTAA
- a CDS encoding TonB family protein produces the protein MKVCPKCQASFAEGFVYCPNDAELLRRYDLRARLRLESAPACNFLLTTDSLPQRLREGMQGAWLELRRDPRGFCAALFYGEDNPQRRKQLLQRGAAVAVITYSLLVTMFALLGLSASTMTAQLVEARQIPASNTALVRLILPVAAKREFTKGREGHLGGSASQPLRAHGGGGGGEPEAASASPGNPPRAELLPQQRLPDPEPPKIPQPALIQVPTIVADPLVVKFTSGPTGVPNAPPAPPGKGAGLHGGLGGGDGTGVGPGRGPGFGPGENGNAGTGSFAIGGHPSTGDGNQSNAPRLATARMRPTILYREKARYSEEARQQHAQGAVVLMATFTANGQITDIRVVRGQPFGLTEEAIQAAKRIRFQPAVENGVPVTVRAQLEYNFALY, from the coding sequence ATGAAAGTCTGTCCCAAATGTCAGGCCAGCTTTGCGGAGGGGTTCGTCTATTGCCCAAACGATGCCGAGTTGCTCAGGCGTTATGATTTGCGGGCACGCTTGCGCCTGGAAAGCGCGCCCGCGTGCAATTTCTTATTAACCACCGATTCGCTGCCACAACGCTTGCGCGAGGGAATGCAAGGCGCGTGGCTTGAGTTGCGCCGTGACCCGCGCGGGTTTTGTGCGGCATTGTTTTATGGCGAAGACAATCCGCAGCGGCGCAAACAGCTTTTGCAACGCGGCGCGGCAGTGGCGGTGATCACTTATAGCCTGCTCGTCACGATGTTCGCTTTGCTTGGTTTGAGCGCTTCGACCATGACGGCGCAGTTGGTCGAAGCGCGGCAAATCCCTGCATCAAACACCGCGCTTGTCCGCTTGATTTTGCCGGTGGCGGCAAAGCGCGAATTCACCAAAGGCCGTGAGGGGCATCTGGGCGGCAGTGCGTCACAACCGTTGCGCGCGCACGGTGGCGGCGGTGGCGGTGAACCGGAGGCCGCGTCGGCTAGCCCCGGCAATCCGCCGCGTGCTGAATTGCTGCCGCAACAACGCTTGCCTGATCCTGAACCGCCCAAGATTCCGCAGCCGGCGCTCATTCAAGTCCCCACGATTGTGGCCGATCCGCTGGTGGTGAAATTTACCAGCGGGCCAACCGGTGTGCCCAACGCTCCGCCCGCGCCGCCGGGCAAAGGCGCGGGTCTGCACGGTGGTTTGGGCGGTGGCGATGGCACAGGAGTTGGGCCGGGCAGAGGGCCCGGCTTTGGGCCCGGCGAAAACGGGAATGCCGGGACGGGCAGCTTTGCCATTGGCGGTCATCCTTCCACTGGCGATGGTAATCAATCGAATGCGCCGCGCCTGGCCACTGCGCGTATGCGTCCGACCATTCTCTATCGCGAGAAAGCCCGCTATTCCGAAGAAGCGCGCCAGCAACATGCACAAGGGGCAGTCGTGCTGATGGCGACCTTTACCGCGAATGGGCAAATCACCGACATTCGCGTCGTGCGCGGCCAACCTTTTGGCTTAACCGAAGAGGCCATCCAAGCGGCCAAACGGATTCGCTTTCAACCCGCCGTGGAAAACGGCGTGCCGGTGACGGTGCGCGCGCAATTGGAATACAACTTCGCGCTTTATTGA
- a CDS encoding ATP-binding cassette domain-containing protein, translated as MSLLTESELRVAAGTIEHQAQPIIRLENVSVEYRAPSERITTFKEYAIRLLQRRVQQNQFKALRNVSLDINQGEVFGVIGNNGAGKSTLLKVISRVMKPTGGRVWVKGRVAPLLELGAGFHPELSGRENVFLNGTLLGYKHAEMKELFDSIVDFAELWDFIDAPLRTYSTGMAVRLGFAVATATRPDILIVDEVLSVGDERFQEKCAARMTEYRKGGTTILLVTHASAVIKKICDRAVWLDHGQIGLLGEVHEVVEAYHNKSSEQQGIQNTSPAPPRKSSMRAQSIKAAPQPPLKPMTQLEKTALQKQWLYQFELPCGEPTICLLPPEAQALHDTRWNLLLDALEPLCAGQWEKLRCLDLGCNQGYFSVKLAQLGCQHVTGVDARSSNIRDANLMRQIYELENLEFRQADLLELKPSDIGQFDVVLLFGMLYQLENPLGALRVAKSLATKAVIIETQLAPEVEGRMNWGAAHAFMPLSGSFALIDRTDDVDSFYGSLTSWALVPGLKALRHVMGKLGFTSIEVIPPAPAAHEQFTAGQRVVIAGYL; from the coding sequence ATGAGCTTGCTTACCGAATCTGAACTTCGCGTTGCGGCTGGAACTATCGAGCACCAGGCGCAACCGATCATCCGCCTGGAAAACGTCTCGGTTGAATATCGCGCGCCCAGCGAGCGCATCACCACTTTCAAAGAGTACGCCATCCGGTTGCTGCAACGACGCGTGCAGCAAAACCAGTTCAAGGCCTTGCGCAACGTCAGCCTCGACATCAACCAGGGCGAAGTTTTTGGGGTTATCGGAAACAATGGAGCCGGTAAAAGCACGCTGCTGAAGGTGATCTCACGCGTGATGAAACCGACTGGCGGCAGGGTCTGGGTGAAGGGGCGCGTGGCGCCGCTGCTTGAATTGGGAGCGGGTTTCCATCCTGAATTGAGCGGACGCGAAAATGTTTTTCTCAACGGCACTTTGCTCGGCTATAAACATGCTGAGATGAAAGAGTTGTTTGACAGCATCGTTGATTTCGCCGAGCTATGGGATTTTATTGATGCCCCACTCAGAACCTATTCAACCGGTATGGCTGTCCGGCTGGGGTTTGCGGTCGCCACCGCCACGCGGCCTGACATCCTGATTGTTGACGAAGTCCTTTCCGTCGGAGATGAACGCTTTCAGGAAAAATGTGCGGCGCGGATGACGGAGTATAGGAAGGGTGGAACTACGATTTTGCTGGTGACACATGCCTCCGCAGTAATCAAAAAAATCTGCGACCGGGCGGTCTGGCTGGATCACGGCCAGATTGGTTTGCTGGGCGAAGTGCATGAAGTGGTCGAGGCCTACCACAACAAGAGTAGCGAACAACAAGGTATTCAGAACACGTCCCCTGCGCCGCCGCGCAAAAGCAGTATGCGGGCGCAGTCTATCAAAGCGGCGCCACAGCCGCCGCTGAAACCCATGACGCAACTGGAAAAGACGGCGTTGCAGAAGCAGTGGCTCTACCAGTTTGAACTGCCCTGCGGCGAGCCAACGATCTGCCTGCTGCCGCCCGAAGCGCAAGCGCTGCACGACACCCGTTGGAACTTGCTGCTGGACGCGCTTGAGCCTCTCTGCGCGGGGCAATGGGAAAAGCTGCGCTGTTTGGACCTGGGCTGCAATCAGGGCTATTTTTCCGTAAAATTGGCGCAACTCGGCTGTCAGCACGTAACCGGCGTGGATGCGCGCAGTAGTAATATCCGGGACGCGAACCTGATGCGGCAAATTTATGAGCTGGAAAATTTGGAATTCCGCCAGGCTGATCTATTGGAACTGAAACCGTCGGACATAGGGCAGTTTGATGTCGTGTTACTGTTCGGCATGCTCTATCAGCTTGAAAACCCCTTGGGCGCGTTACGCGTGGCCAAGTCGCTTGCCACCAAGGCAGTGATTATCGAAACACAGTTGGCGCCCGAAGTTGAAGGCCGCATGAATTGGGGCGCGGCGCATGCATTCATGCCGTTGAGCGGTTCGTTCGCGCTGATTGACCGTACAGACGACGTAGACAGTTTTTACGGCAGTTTAACTTCGTGGGCGCTGGTGCCTGGGCTTAAAGCGCTACGGCACGTGATGGGAAAACTGGGCTTTACCTCGATAGAAGTAATTCCACCAGCGCCAGCGGCGCACGAACAATTCACGGCGGGCCAACGCGTGGTGATCGCGGGCTATCTTTGA
- the wecB gene encoding UDP-N-acetylglucosamine 2-epimerase (non-hydrolyzing) — protein sequence MPLKILSIFGTRPEAIKMAPVVQALQQHPSEFTSVVCVTAQHRQMLDQVLTLFALQPDYDLDLMQREQTLAQLTANILTQVDAVLVKEQPDWVLVQGDTTTAMAAAMAAFYRRIKVAHVEAGLRTGDKTQPFPEEINRIFADALADLHFAPTEQSRAHLLREGVPSTSVVVTGNTVIDALLDVAARPYDWQADELAQVPPDKRLILVTAHRRENFGQPLENICTALLQIAARFPAVQLVYPVHLNPNVQRAVNTHLRGVANITLLPPLDYLPLVQLLKRSHLVLTDSGGLQEEAPGLGKPVLVLRDATERPEGVEAGTVKLVGTDIERIVNETTRLLTEPDAYERMARAVNPYGDGQASARIVASLRAAASAA from the coding sequence ATGCCGCTTAAAATCCTATCCATCTTCGGCACGCGCCCCGAAGCCATCAAAATGGCGCCGGTCGTGCAGGCGCTGCAACAACACCCTAGCGAGTTCACCAGTGTTGTTTGTGTTACCGCGCAACACCGCCAAATGCTCGATCAGGTGCTGACCCTGTTCGCCTTGCAACCGGATTACGATCTCGACCTGATGCAGCGCGAACAAACGCTGGCGCAACTCACCGCGAATATCCTGACGCAGGTGGACGCCGTGCTGGTCAAAGAACAGCCGGATTGGGTGCTCGTCCAGGGCGATACGACCACGGCGATGGCGGCGGCGATGGCGGCGTTTTACCGCCGCATCAAAGTCGCCCACGTCGAGGCCGGCTTGCGCACAGGCGACAAAACCCAACCCTTCCCCGAAGAGATCAATCGCATCTTTGCCGATGCGCTGGCCGATCTGCATTTCGCGCCCACTGAACAATCACGTGCCCATCTGCTGCGCGAAGGCGTTCCTTCCACCAGTGTCGTGGTTACCGGCAACACGGTGATTGATGCGTTGCTGGATGTCGCCGCGCGTCCTTACGATTGGCAAGCAGACGAATTGGCGCAAGTGCCGCCGGACAAACGCCTGATTCTGGTGACCGCCCACCGCCGCGAAAATTTCGGTCAACCGCTCGAAAACATCTGCACGGCGCTGCTGCAAATCGCCGCGCGTTTCCCGGCTGTGCAATTGGTCTATCCCGTGCACTTGAATCCCAATGTGCAACGCGCCGTCAACACGCATTTGCGCGGCGTGGCGAATATCACCTTGTTACCACCGCTTGATTACTTGCCCCTGGTGCAATTGCTCAAACGCTCACATCTCGTGCTGACCGATTCTGGCGGATTACAAGAAGAAGCGCCGGGCTTAGGCAAGCCTGTTTTGGTTTTGCGCGACGCCACCGAACGGCCTGAAGGAGTTGAAGCAGGGACAGTCAAACTGGTTGGCACTGACATCGAACGCATTGTGAACGAGACGACGCGCCTGTTGACGGAACCCGATGCTTACGAACGGATGGCGCGCGCAGTCAACCCTTATGGCGACGGCCAGGCGAGCGCGCGGATTGTCGCCAGCCTGCGCGCGGCAGCAAGCGCCGCGTGA